Proteins from a single region of Cetobacterium ceti:
- a CDS encoding replication initiation protein, translated as MKNLKKRDPFSSTYEGGGIEEIDNGPSEIVEEFLEFPEEHILQNINGNLIRMDMNIIEYPLFSKNKRRKANQTVIYYFNERKDKYIEVKPIAGSSIPGEFEEKVFISLIKIMRKYGYGRNFAVTNSEILDNMCIDNQGTKNALYSQVKEAMLKLTETSYTFKNSLYSNEIGGLIENAVVTSIMNIQIISKNSAKKGDFLYFKDGRISEIYKVSLSDHFYNNIIRRGYLVYNADTLLNISTSTARGIYLLITKWRFNDLYLKINILTLLKRIPLKHDSKNIGRSINVIDKACKELLDKKLIKNFNIIKNGKLSETEIEFDFDDIHNQLKQINFYEDKNAFNQIFISSTEEKEISLNNFEPIEITEEIINEIMELLPEKARELKTMKKTIRTSIEDFGYEKVKKAAIYTKKNKAKKIRSYFLQSLKNEWSEDIKLQEDQNLTINFENFEIDKKDRNQLSEKYQLLCEKEKKEIEKYAYTDYISQCGLETEFQKKAFTLGKESIILDFLENNKYFENRENFIEKDITKAKYLTGDEVKKEINSQLAFYGELFDLDEDTLFSVKFEVGKSLFEKFEKEEITLDDLLGVIKNTLKKVQKKKDML; from the coding sequence TATAATAGAATATCCATTATTTTCAAAAAATAAAAGGCGGAAAGCAAATCAAACAGTAATTTATTATTTTAACGAAAGAAAAGATAAGTATATAGAAGTTAAACCAATTGCAGGATCTAGTATTCCAGGAGAATTTGAGGAAAAAGTTTTTATTTCTCTTATAAAAATTATGAGAAAATATGGCTATGGAAGAAATTTTGCTGTAACAAATTCAGAAATATTAGATAATATGTGTATTGATAATCAAGGAACAAAAAATGCTCTTTATTCTCAAGTAAAAGAAGCTATGCTAAAATTAACCGAAACATCTTACACTTTTAAAAATTCTTTATATTCAAATGAAATAGGAGGATTAATTGAAAACGCAGTTGTGACAAGTATTATGAATATACAAATTATTTCAAAAAATTCTGCTAAAAAAGGAGATTTTTTATATTTTAAAGATGGAAGAATTTCAGAAATTTATAAAGTTTCGTTATCAGATCATTTTTATAATAATATTATTAGACGAGGATATTTAGTTTATAATGCAGATACTCTTTTGAATATAAGTACATCAACTGCAAGAGGAATATATTTGTTAATTACTAAATGGAGATTTAATGATCTATATTTAAAGATTAATATATTAACTTTATTAAAAAGAATTCCTTTAAAACATGATTCTAAAAATATAGGAAGAAGTATTAATGTAATCGATAAAGCTTGTAAAGAACTATTAGATAAAAAACTTATAAAAAATTTTAACATAATAAAAAATGGGAAATTATCTGAAACAGAAATTGAATTTGATTTCGATGATATTCATAATCAATTAAAACAAATAAATTTTTATGAAGATAAAAATGCTTTTAATCAAATTTTTATTAGTTCTACAGAAGAAAAAGAAATATCTTTAAATAATTTTGAACCTATTGAAATAACAGAAGAAATTATTAATGAAATTATGGAACTATTACCAGAAAAAGCTAGAGAGCTTAAAACTATGAAAAAAACAATAAGAACTTCTATTGAAGATTTTGGTTATGAAAAAGTAAAAAAAGCAGCAATATATACTAAAAAAAATAAAGCTAAAAAAATAAGGAGTTATTTTTTACAAAGTTTAAAAAATGAGTGGTCAGAAGATATAAAGTTGCAAGAAGATCAAAATTTAACCATAAATTTCGAAAATTTTGAAATAGATAAAAAAGATAGAAATCAACTTTCTGAAAAATATCAGTTATTATGTGAAAAAGAAAAAAAAGAAATTGAAAAGTATGCTTATACAGATTATATTTCTCAATGTGGTTTAGAAACTGAGTTTCAAAAAAAAGCATTTACATTAGGAAAAGAATCTATTATTTTAGATTTTTTAGAAAACAATAAATATTTTGAAAATAGAGAAAATTTTATAGAAAAAGATATAACTAAGGCTAAATATTTAACCGGTGATGAGGTGAAAAAAGAAATTAATAGCCAATTAGCATTTTATGGAGAACTATTTGACTTAGATGAGGATACTTTGTTTTCTGTAAAATTTGAAGTAGGAAAATCTCTTTTTGAAAAGTTTGAAAAGGAAGAGATAACATTAGATGATCTTTTAGGAGTTATAAAGAACACCTTAAAAAAAGTTCAAAAAAAGAAAGATATGTTATAA
- a CDS encoding TRM11 family SAM-dependent methyltransferase produces the protein MTNLKKYLYIINYPKPEKELCLIEMKYLFKDKFFNKILFTEEKINPSISPFVRFRLEILFADENIEKICKNLKDKGETSEDYKVEYIKFEEETIPHEERLNTIKALGLSILGTCKMTKPKNLFGIIKINNIYYFGKLLKNDFMWDTHVKKPCSYSNSLSTKLARVIVNLASEGNKTKKIIDPCCGIGTTIIEGKYLGLNIIGSDINPKVVQGANMNLEHFGFQPEIETKDLNSIEGEYDASILDIPYGIFSHTNEDEQNNLIKSLRRISKKMILISFEDLSSLIIKNNFEIKDICPVTKGKFKRYIYICE, from the coding sequence ATGACAAATTTAAAAAAATATCTTTATATTATCAATTATCCGAAACCAGAAAAAGAATTATGCTTAATAGAAATGAAATATTTATTTAAAGACAAATTTTTTAATAAAATATTATTTACAGAAGAAAAAATAAATCCATCAATAAGTCCTTTTGTAAGATTTAGATTAGAAATTTTATTTGCCGATGAAAATATAGAAAAAATTTGTAAAAATCTTAAAGATAAGGGAGAAACATCTGAAGATTATAAAGTGGAATATATAAAATTTGAAGAAGAGACTATTCCTCATGAAGAAAGATTAAATACAATAAAAGCTTTAGGATTATCAATTTTAGGTACATGTAAAATGACAAAACCTAAAAATTTATTTGGGATAATAAAAATAAATAATATTTATTATTTTGGAAAATTATTGAAAAATGATTTTATGTGGGACACCCATGTAAAAAAACCATGTTCCTATTCAAACTCATTAAGCACAAAATTAGCAAGGGTTATTGTAAATTTAGCTTCAGAAGGAAATAAAACTAAAAAAATAATAGACCCTTGTTGTGGAATAGGTACCACGATAATTGAAGGGAAATATTTAGGATTAAATATTATAGGAAGCGATATAAATCCTAAAGTAGTTCAAGGAGCAAATATGAATTTAGAGCACTTTGGCTTTCAACCTGAAATAGAAACTAAAGATTTGAATAGTATAGAAGGAGAATATGATGCATCTATATTAGATATTCCATATGGAATATTTAGCCATACTAATGAAGATGAACAAAATAATTTAATAAAAAGTTTAAGACGAATTTCTAAAAAAATGATTCTTATAAGTTTTGAAGATTTAAGTTCTTTAATTATAAAAAATAATTTTGAAATTAAAGATATATGCCCAGTGACAAAGGGGAAATTTAAAAGATATATTTATATTTGTGAATAA
- a CDS encoding DUF2628 domain-containing protein: protein MKNNILKKEYIEAFIGKRELKWYEKAFEKYENNELKFNLIACIFSYLYLIYRKCYKAGIIIGVIIFFSSTFLGEIGNIISLVVSVLCGLYGPKFVFIRYKENLERFENLSENRVIANLKLVGGFDIKWVIGAVLFTGIFNKILMFVSHGGYEQFK from the coding sequence ATGAAAAATAATATTTTAAAAAAAGAATATATTGAAGCATTTATAGGAAAAAGAGAACTAAAATGGTATGAAAAAGCTTTTGAAAAATACGAAAATAATGAGTTGAAATTTAACTTAATTGCGTGTATTTTTAGTTATTTATATTTAATTTATAGAAAATGTTATAAGGCAGGGATTATAATTGGAGTTATAATATTTTTTAGTTCTACTTTTTTAGGAGAAATTGGAAATATTATAAGTTTAGTTGTATCGGTTTTATGTGGATTATATGGACCTAAATTTGTATTTATTAGATATAAAGAAAATTTAGAGAGATTTGAAAATTTATCTGAAAATAGAGTTATTGCTAATTTAAAATTAGTTGGGGGTTTTGATATAAAATGGGTAATAGGTGCAGTTCTATTTACAGGGATATTTAATAAAATTTTAATGTTTGTCTCTCACGGAGGATACGAACAATTTAAATAA
- a CDS encoding GNAT family N-acetyltransferase codes for MDLGNNMNFLVPIFYFIFGGLAVLYYKRKGAPKTPEDVVDNILKDAFKGTEKDSHKEAELVRALYQNENFIKDLSLTAKYKGKTVGYILFTKIKINEEELLALGPVGVMRRFQKKGVGKSLITQGQQLAKKKGFKGVFVAGDPNLFKKFGYKPASEFGIKAPFEIPDENFMGIELVPGAFDGISGTLEYPQEFLDFMKN; via the coding sequence ATGGATTTAGGTAATAATATGAATTTTTTAGTTCCAATATTTTATTTTATATTTGGAGGATTAGCCGTTTTATATTACAAAAGAAAGGGAGCGCCCAAAACTCCAGAAGATGTTGTGGACAATATATTAAAAGATGCTTTTAAAGGAACAGAAAAAGATAGTCATAAGGAAGCTGAATTAGTTAGAGCATTATATCAAAATGAAAATTTTATAAAAGATTTATCTTTAACTGCAAAGTATAAAGGTAAAACAGTAGGTTATATTTTATTTACTAAAATAAAGATAAATGAAGAAGAATTATTAGCTTTAGGACCTGTAGGAGTTATGAGAAGATTTCAAAAAAAAGGCGTTGGAAAAAGTCTTATCACACAAGGACAACAATTAGCTAAGAAAAAAGGCTTTAAAGGTGTTTTTGTAGCAGGAGATCCAAATTTATTTAAAAAATTTGGATATAAACCTGCAAGTGAGTTTGGAATAAAGGCTCCTTTTGAAATTCCAGATGAAAATTTCATGGGAATAGAATTAGTTCCAGGAGCCTTTGATGGAATTTCAGGAACTCTTGAATATCCACAAGAATTTTTAGATTTTATGAAAAATTAA
- a CDS encoding methyltransferase domain-containing protein, with protein sequence MLICPICKEKLIKEGRIYKCSKNHTFDISKYGHSNLLLSNQKNSKIPGDNKDMVLSRKYFLEKGYYEGISNSVNNIILNLTTNNNINILDIGCGEGYYTNRLHKALTENKINSNILGIDISKEAIIAAAKSYKEISWLVASAMHLPVENESLDFIICMFAKIVPEEKMRTLKKGGKLIIVSTGENHLLEMKEVVYENVRKDFYSPIEDLNIFKHIERVNTKYETEILEPESIENLFNMTPYRWRSPQAGIEKLLALKTLKTTIEVNIDIFEKN encoded by the coding sequence ATGCTTATTTGTCCAATTTGTAAAGAAAAATTAATTAAAGAGGGAAGAATATATAAATGTTCAAAAAATCACACTTTTGACATTTCAAAATATGGTCATAGTAATCTTTTACTATCCAATCAAAAAAATAGTAAAATCCCAGGTGATAACAAAGATATGGTTCTTTCAAGAAAATATTTTCTTGAGAAAGGATATTATGAGGGGATTTCAAATTCTGTTAATAATATTATTTTAAATCTTACCACAAACAACAATATAAATATTTTAGATATCGGTTGTGGAGAAGGATACTATACTAACAGATTACATAAAGCTCTTACAGAAAATAAAATTAATAGTAATATTCTAGGAATTGATATTTCCAAGGAAGCTATTATTGCCGCTGCTAAATCATATAAAGAAATCTCTTGGCTTGTGGCTTCTGCTATGCATTTACCTGTAGAAAATGAATCTTTAGATTTCATCATATGTATGTTTGCAAAAATTGTTCCTGAAGAAAAAATGAGAACTTTAAAAAAAGGCGGAAAACTTATTATTGTTTCTACAGGAGAAAATCATTTATTAGAAATGAAAGAAGTCGTATACGAAAACGTAAGAAAAGATTTTTATTCTCCAATTGAAGATTTAAATATTTTTAAACATATCGAAAGAGTAAATACAAAATATGAAACTGAAATTTTAGAACCAGAATCTATAGAAAATTTATTTAATATGACTCCATATAGATGGAGAAGTCCTCAGGCTGGAATTGAAAAACTTCTAGCTCTGAAGACTTTAAAAACAACTATTGAAGTGAATATAGATATTTTTGAAAAAAATTAA